AATCTCTTCCTTATTCTTCATCAGAAACCTCCTCATTGAATATATCAATTAAAAGAATCCTTAATTTTCTCAAGGTAATCCATAAATTTCTTCCTTCCTTTCTCTGATAGAGAGTAAAATGTTTTTGGTTTTCTCTTTACAAATTTCTTCTCAACATTGATAAGTTCATTATCTTCAAGAATACGAAGATGAGATATAAGATTTCC
The Caldisericia bacterium genome window above contains:
- a CDS encoding transcriptional regulator → MRYKVNELDNVIHERSRLLILTLLLKEGKLSFSELKERLNLTDGNLISHLRILEDNELINVEKKFVKRKPKTFYSLSEKGRKKFMDYLEKIKDSFN